One window of Micropterus dolomieu isolate WLL.071019.BEF.003 ecotype Adirondacks linkage group LG13, ASM2129224v1, whole genome shotgun sequence genomic DNA carries:
- the fybb gene encoding FYN-binding protein 1 isoform X1 yields MQNKSDVKAIMARFQASGASTDETSSAPAGRPKQPLHPTISAGPIVQTKKPVLESLSGSAINAPSKPTFLKSTVSTKSDTEAHELNKTKALASRFANTQDDTNTNSKPFLANKQQIPLKPPISPAPDAKGPVQKLPFNKPSLSSPLSDSKTVIPKPPPVLSSKPSWVKEDSGGGLSSSTPPKMPPVQQKPSSSIIKLRQQNEEMAGANTDSTSKPLPPANSTFKSPSNFRTAQNIFTNEKDTTEQSDSGVNAVEASKPSFAATNSTIPPKPPANKKPSLKKLPKPSPQTSSVNGDATSGPKRNPLPNSLALGPAPAKPNRPPKVNLENFKKRAEASDNAPSTFKKPIIPTPPASHPTQPPQTALPSLPPRHPGTMIQEDEVYDDVDEFNSSPPPLPPSTAHPSQRAKEENDGDDDDGEMYEDLDERWEAAEQKQDKTKEKSEKEEKKRLEAEKKEQKEREKKEQDARKKFKLVGPLEVIHQGKARLDCRGSKTDLALKQGEGLDIIRVQGNPEGKWLGRSQDGSIGYVKTTSVEIDFDTLKNRKAQPAYDPEVYDDIDVASPDNSGIKGPGVVLPPLPGDGGEIYDDVIDPNLEVSPLDLRSSPMKPRAFLWMFDRNRRHVSTKEVPPPSQFTTDANSDQPGADEEIYDDVDSQNLPPLPPLSSLPLKGKSKTEEMDPKKQKKFEKEEKEFRKKFKYDGAIQVLYQVTIIPTLNNKKWAVKELPVKAGEKLDVIVKAVDNKLICRNEDGKFGYVSTNHIDMDDGDIYDDIGDDCIYDND; encoded by the exons ATG CAAAACAAATCTGATGTAAAGGCCATCATGGCTCGCTTCCAAGCGAGTGGGGCCAGCACTGACGAAACTTCTTCCGCACCGGCTGGACGTCCCAAACAACCCCTGCACCCCACCATCTCTGCCGGCCCGATCGTACAGACCAAGAAACCTGTCTTGGAGAGCCTCTCAGGCAGTGCAATAAATGCTCCTTCTAAACCCACTTTCCTGAAAAGTACAGTATCAACAAAAAGTGACACAGAGGCACATGAACTAAACAAAACTAAAGCCCTGGCTAGCAGGTTTGCAAACACCCAGGATGACACCAACACCAACAGCAAACCTTTCCTTGCTAATAAACAGCAGATACCCTTGAAGCCACCTATTTCCCCGGCTCCTGATGCTAAAGGCCCAGTACAGAAGCTCCCTTTCAACAAACCCTCCCTCAGCTCCCCTCTGTCCGACTCCAAAACTGTAATTCCTAAACCCCCTCCAGTACTTAGCTCTAAGCCCAGCTGGGTGAAAGAAGACAGTGGCGGGGGCCTAAGCAGCTCCACACCTCCCAAAATGCCTCCTGTACAACAGAAACCAAGCAGCAGCATTATAAAATTACGTCAGCAAAATGAAGAGATGGCAGGAGCTAACACGGACAGTACAAGCAAACCTTTACCTCCGGCAAACTCCACTTTTAAGTCCCCCTCCAACTTCAGGACTGCTCAGAACATCTTCACCAATGAGAAGGACACAACTGAGCAGTCAGATAGTGGCGTTAACGCTGTCGAAGCCAGCAAGCCTTCCTTTGCTGCTACTAACTCCACCATTCCTCCCAAACCTCCAGCCAATAAAAAACCTAGCTTAAAGAAGCTGCCAAAGCCTTCTCCTCAGACCAGTAGCGTTAACGGTGATGCCACTTCAGGCCCCAAGCGTAACCCCCTCCCCAACAGTTTAGCTTTGGGTCCTGCTCCTGCCAAGCCCAACCGACCCCCCAAAGTCAACCTGGAGAACTTTAAAAAACGTGCGGAGGCCTCTGATAATG CTCCTAGCACCTTTAAGAAACCCATCATCCCAACTCCTCCGGCCTCTCACCCGACTCAACCCCCTCAGACAGCACTTCCCAGTCTGCCCCCACGACACCCTGGAACCAT GATCCAGGAAGATGAAGTatatgatgatgttgatgaattCAACAGctctcctccacctctaccTCCATCTACAG CTCACCCGAGTCAGAGGGCAAAG GAGGaaaatgatggtgatgatgatgacggAGAGATGTATGAGGACCTTGATGAACGATG GGAAGCAGCTgagcaaaaacaagataagacaaaagagaaatccgagaaggaggagaaaaaacgACTAGAGGCTGAAAAGAAAGAGCAGAAGGAACGTGAGAAGAAGGAGCAAGATGCCAGAAAGAAATTCAAA TTGGTTGGCCCCCTGGAGGTCATCCACCAAGGAAAGGCTCGTTTGGATTGCCGAGGCAGTAAAACCGACCTTGCTCTGAAGCAGGGAGAGGGTCTGGACATCATTCGTGTCCAGGGCAACCCAGAGGGAAAATGGTTGGGACGGTCGCAGGATGGGTCCA ttggTTATGTGAAGACCACTTCAGTGGAAATTGACTTTGACACTCTGAAGAATCGTAAAGCTCAGCCGGCATACGACCCTGAAGTGTATGATGACATTGACGTGGCCTCTCCTGATAACAG TGGGATCAAAGGACCAGGAG TTGTCTTACCCCCACTACcaggagatggaggagagatatatgatgatgttattgATCCAAACCTTGAAGTCAG TCCCCTGGACCTGAGGTCTTCTCCTATGAAACCTCGTGCCTTCCTATGGATGTTTGACCGGAACAGACGTCATGTCAGCACTAAAGA AGTGCCTCCACCCAGCCAGTTTACTACAGATGCAAATTCAG ATCAGCCAGGGGCAGATGAGGAAATATACGATGATGTTGACTCTCAAAATTtgcctccccttcctcccctAAGCAG CCTTCCACTTAAAGGCAAAAGCAAGACTGAAGAGATGGACCCAAAGAagcagaaaaagtttgagaaagaggagaaggaatTCAGGAAAAAGTTTAAA TATGACGGGGCAATACAGGTGCTGTACCAGGTGACCATCATCCCAACACTTAATAATAAGAAGTGGGCTGTAAAAGAGCTTCCGGTCAAAGCAGGTGAAAAACTGGACGTCATTGTTAAAGCCGTGGATAACAAACTGATCTGTCGGAACGAGGACGGCAAGT ttgGTTATGTTTCAACCAACCACATTGATATGGA CGACGGTGATATCTACGATGATATCGGAGACG attGCATCTATGACAacgattaa
- the fybb gene encoding FYN-binding protein 1 isoform X2 — MQNKSDVKAIMARFQASGASTDETSSAPAGRPKQPLHPTISAGPIVQTKKPVLESLSGSAINAPSKPTFLKSTVSTKSDTEAHELNKTKALASRFANTQDDTNTNSKPFLANKQQIPLKPPISPAPDAKGPVQKLPFNKPSLSSPLSDSKTVIPKPPPVLSSKPSWVKEDSGGGLSSSTPPKMPPVQQKPSSSIIKLRQQNEEMAGANTDSTSKPLPPANSTFKSPSNFRTAQNIFTNEKDTTEQSDSGVNAVEASKPSFAATNSTIPPKPPANKKPSLKKLPKPSPQTSSVNGDATSGPKRNPLPNSLALGPAPAKPNRPPKVNLENFKKRAEASDNAPSTFKKPIIPTPPASHPTQPPQTALPSLPPRHPGTMIQEDEVYDDVDEFNSSPPPLPPSTAHPSQRAKEENDGDDDDGEMYEDLDERWEAAEQKQDKTKEKSEKEEKKRLEAEKKEQKEREKKEQDARKKFKLVGPLEVIHQGKARLDCRGSKTDLALKQGEGLDIIRVQGNPEGKWLGRSQDGSIGYVKTTSVEIDFDTLKNRKAQPAYDPEVYDDIDVASPDNSGIKGPGVVLPPLPGDGGEIYDDVIDPNLEVRVPPPSQFTTDANSDQPGADEEIYDDVDSQNLPPLPPLSSLPLKGKSKTEEMDPKKQKKFEKEEKEFRKKFKYDGAIQVLYQVTIIPTLNNKKWAVKELPVKAGEKLDVIVKAVDNKLICRNEDGKFGYVSTNHIDMDDGDIYDDIGDDCIYDND, encoded by the exons ATG CAAAACAAATCTGATGTAAAGGCCATCATGGCTCGCTTCCAAGCGAGTGGGGCCAGCACTGACGAAACTTCTTCCGCACCGGCTGGACGTCCCAAACAACCCCTGCACCCCACCATCTCTGCCGGCCCGATCGTACAGACCAAGAAACCTGTCTTGGAGAGCCTCTCAGGCAGTGCAATAAATGCTCCTTCTAAACCCACTTTCCTGAAAAGTACAGTATCAACAAAAAGTGACACAGAGGCACATGAACTAAACAAAACTAAAGCCCTGGCTAGCAGGTTTGCAAACACCCAGGATGACACCAACACCAACAGCAAACCTTTCCTTGCTAATAAACAGCAGATACCCTTGAAGCCACCTATTTCCCCGGCTCCTGATGCTAAAGGCCCAGTACAGAAGCTCCCTTTCAACAAACCCTCCCTCAGCTCCCCTCTGTCCGACTCCAAAACTGTAATTCCTAAACCCCCTCCAGTACTTAGCTCTAAGCCCAGCTGGGTGAAAGAAGACAGTGGCGGGGGCCTAAGCAGCTCCACACCTCCCAAAATGCCTCCTGTACAACAGAAACCAAGCAGCAGCATTATAAAATTACGTCAGCAAAATGAAGAGATGGCAGGAGCTAACACGGACAGTACAAGCAAACCTTTACCTCCGGCAAACTCCACTTTTAAGTCCCCCTCCAACTTCAGGACTGCTCAGAACATCTTCACCAATGAGAAGGACACAACTGAGCAGTCAGATAGTGGCGTTAACGCTGTCGAAGCCAGCAAGCCTTCCTTTGCTGCTACTAACTCCACCATTCCTCCCAAACCTCCAGCCAATAAAAAACCTAGCTTAAAGAAGCTGCCAAAGCCTTCTCCTCAGACCAGTAGCGTTAACGGTGATGCCACTTCAGGCCCCAAGCGTAACCCCCTCCCCAACAGTTTAGCTTTGGGTCCTGCTCCTGCCAAGCCCAACCGACCCCCCAAAGTCAACCTGGAGAACTTTAAAAAACGTGCGGAGGCCTCTGATAATG CTCCTAGCACCTTTAAGAAACCCATCATCCCAACTCCTCCGGCCTCTCACCCGACTCAACCCCCTCAGACAGCACTTCCCAGTCTGCCCCCACGACACCCTGGAACCAT GATCCAGGAAGATGAAGTatatgatgatgttgatgaattCAACAGctctcctccacctctaccTCCATCTACAG CTCACCCGAGTCAGAGGGCAAAG GAGGaaaatgatggtgatgatgatgacggAGAGATGTATGAGGACCTTGATGAACGATG GGAAGCAGCTgagcaaaaacaagataagacaaaagagaaatccgagaaggaggagaaaaaacgACTAGAGGCTGAAAAGAAAGAGCAGAAGGAACGTGAGAAGAAGGAGCAAGATGCCAGAAAGAAATTCAAA TTGGTTGGCCCCCTGGAGGTCATCCACCAAGGAAAGGCTCGTTTGGATTGCCGAGGCAGTAAAACCGACCTTGCTCTGAAGCAGGGAGAGGGTCTGGACATCATTCGTGTCCAGGGCAACCCAGAGGGAAAATGGTTGGGACGGTCGCAGGATGGGTCCA ttggTTATGTGAAGACCACTTCAGTGGAAATTGACTTTGACACTCTGAAGAATCGTAAAGCTCAGCCGGCATACGACCCTGAAGTGTATGATGACATTGACGTGGCCTCTCCTGATAACAG TGGGATCAAAGGACCAGGAG TTGTCTTACCCCCACTACcaggagatggaggagagatatatgatgatgttattgATCCAAACCTTGAAGTCAG AGTGCCTCCACCCAGCCAGTTTACTACAGATGCAAATTCAG ATCAGCCAGGGGCAGATGAGGAAATATACGATGATGTTGACTCTCAAAATTtgcctccccttcctcccctAAGCAG CCTTCCACTTAAAGGCAAAAGCAAGACTGAAGAGATGGACCCAAAGAagcagaaaaagtttgagaaagaggagaaggaatTCAGGAAAAAGTTTAAA TATGACGGGGCAATACAGGTGCTGTACCAGGTGACCATCATCCCAACACTTAATAATAAGAAGTGGGCTGTAAAAGAGCTTCCGGTCAAAGCAGGTGAAAAACTGGACGTCATTGTTAAAGCCGTGGATAACAAACTGATCTGTCGGAACGAGGACGGCAAGT ttgGTTATGTTTCAACCAACCACATTGATATGGA CGACGGTGATATCTACGATGATATCGGAGACG attGCATCTATGACAacgattaa
- the LOC123981846 gene encoding ATP synthase subunit e, mitochondrial-like — protein sequence MITSAPARKLLPRIAMVPPVAVSPLIKTARWSALLLGVFYGKQRFEYLKPIAEQERMVEEAEKKIREEQERIYKQLSEANSDSILQ from the exons atgaTTACTTCCGCCCCGGCCCGGAAGTTACTTCCTCGCATCGCAATGGTTCCGCCAGTCGCAGTGTCCCCGCTCATCAAG ACGGCCAGGTGGTCTGCCCTGCTGCTCGGCGTCTTCTACGGCAAGCAGAGGTTTG AGTACCTAAAGCCCATAGCTGAGCAGGAGAGAATGGTAGAAGAAGCGGAGAAGAAGATCCGAGAGGAGCAGGAGCGCATCTACAAACAACTGTCTGAAG CAAATTCTGACTCCATCCTCCAATGA
- the ccdc80l2 gene encoding coiled-coil domain-containing protein 80 isoform X1 — MFNFYNSHWPLLLFATLWSLSYPSLLTAWPGVSRRESKDQLDPNVRDWGDYSDLPPGIEQGLGLEEDREHGDNRGVGETSLILAPELDFLGDFAGKKRLWVITAPSRNNHYLRMMEKQLEEMEQKGLNCRLAERDTFIITIIQNAMMEGRIQKTTFQGDATVESLDPDTVTKLLHYLELTSQEQGFTMLVLKKNLRVSERFPYPVRIEAILELIDQFPMRKLEKMTRKGSNLRCKTTKKKIVMKRKKMKKKMVLSPQKRGNVTSVVAQRKPPLDKKAALKSKVQDILSGRSLFVIRKGRKDSSSGGRATSNRQEKVHTSPSVSKSAEEVKKDRPDSTLEEGKRRHGGKNSEDTKEDNVKDHTQEKQSSKKKGKGKKGKKGKGRGKKSNREASEKDITALKAFLDSLKGTRRLMLISTPSSDATLYIQQKEENEKQHCDLAIRKITVATIVGEESDATLTLQHHQLESEPPLSDQSENFSDSGLISLLRAELGLSSPDLFSMTVSDYDIKPNRVFEAPPSSPALFEYIDNFPSRRSEKETEMKSPTVCSKNKQQPGADNSLLRFMSKRRLLLISAPSDDDYSFQQQLTALSGQDCHLGIRHFAMLKLTGAGHKASGTVELFPLNGHSQSEVEPLSRDTVNNLREQLKISKDYFSMLVVGKDGNVKAWFQSPMWSLDNIYDLVDSMELRHQEEKLQKRLGIHCPEDRGRGGSEEGHYRGYDEEGEEETYLYHRSEE; from the exons ATGTTTAATTTCTATAACTCACACTGGCCTCTGCTGTTGTTTGCCACCCTGTGGAGCCTCAGCTACCCAAGCTTGCTTACCGCCTGGCCGGGCGTCAGTCGAAGAGAGTCCAAGGATCAGTTGGACCCCAATGTAAGAGACTGGGGAGACTATTCAGACCTCCCTCCAGGAATCGAGCAAGGGTTGGGGTtggaagaagacagagagcatGGAGACAACAGAGGAGTCGGGGAGACGTCATTAATCCTGGCCCCGGAGCTCGATTTCCTGGGTGACTTTGCAG GTAAAAAGCGACTGTGGGTGATAACAGCCCCATCACGCAATAACCACTACCTTCGAATGATGGAGAAACAGCTGGAAGAAATGGAGCAG AAAGGGCTAAACTGCCGCCTAGCAGAAAGAGACAcattcatcatcaccatcatccaGAATGCCATGATGGAAGGTCGAATCCAGAAAACAACCTTccaaggagatgcaacagtagAGAGCTTGGACCCTGACACCGTTACCAAACTGCTGCACTACCTGGAGCTTACCAGCCAG GAGCAAGGGTTCACCATGCTGGTTCTGAAGAAGAACCTTCGGGTCAGCGAGCGCTTCCCTTATCCAGTCCGCATTGAGGCGATTTTGGAGCTCATTGATCAGTTCCCCATGAGGAAGCTGGAGAAGATGACCAGAAAAGGATCCAACTTGAG GTGTAAAACCACTAAAAAGAAGATTGtgatgaaaaggaaaaagatgaagaagaagatggtACTGAGCCCTCAGAAGCGAGGGAATGTGACTTCTGTGGTGGCACAAAGAAAACCTCCCCTGGACAAAAAAGCGGCCCTAAAGAGTAAGGTCCAGGATATACTGAGTGGACGGTCATTGTTTGTTATCCGTAAGGGGAGGAAGGACTCGAGCAGTGGTGGTCGGGCCACTTCTAATCGACAGGAAAAAGTGCACACCTCTCCATCTGTGTCAAAGAGTGCTGAAGAAGTGAAGAAAGATAG GCCTGACTCTACTTTGgaagaaggaaagagaagacATGGAGGGAAAAACAGTGAAGATACAAAAGAGGACAATGTAAAGGAtcacacacaggaaaaacagaGCTCTAAGAAAAAGggcaaaggaaaaaaaggaaagaaagggaAAGGAAGAGGTAAAAAGTCCAACAGAGAGGCCAGTGAGAAGGATATAACAGCCCTGAAAGCATTTTTGGACAGTTTAAAAGGGACAAGAAGGTTAATG TTGATCTCAACGCCCAGCAGTGATGCAACACTGTACATCCAGCAGAAAGAGGAGAACGAGAAGCAACACTGTGACCTCGCTATCAGGAAGATCACTGTGGCGACCATTGTGGGTGAAGAAAGTGACGCCACGCTCACATTGCAACACCACCAGCTCG agtcCGAACCTCCACTCAGTGACCAATCAGAAAATTTCTCAGATTCAGGCCTTATTTCTCTGTtgagagcagagctcggcctgTCATCCCCTGACCTCTTTTCCATGACTGTCTCAGACTACGACATCAAACCCAAT AGAGTCTTTGAGGCTCCTCCATCAAGTCCTGCTCTGTTCGAGTACATTGACAACTTTCCTTCAAGGCGCTCAGAAAAAGAAACGGAGATGAAGAGTCCTACGGTCTGCTCCAAAAACAAGCAACAGCCTGGAGCTGATAATTCACTGCTCAG GTTCATGTCTAAGAGGAGACTGCTGCTCATCTCTGCACCCTCAGACGACGACTACTCttttcaacagcagctcactgcgCTAAGTGGACAGGACTGTCACCTGG GTATTCGCCACTTTGCCATGTTGAAGCTGACTGGAGCTGGACACAAAGCATCAGGAACTGTTGAGCTGTTTCCTCTAAATG GTCACAGTCAGAGTGAAGTTGAGCCGTTATCCCGTGACACGGTCAACAATCTGAGAGAACAGCTGAAGATCAGTAAGGACTATTTCAGCATGCTGGTTGTGGGAAAGGACGGCAACGTCAAGGCGTGGTTCCAATCACCCATGTGGTCCCTGGACAACATCTATGACCTGGTGGACTCCATGGAGCTCCGCCACCAGGAGGAGAAGCTGCAGAAGAGACTGGGGATCCACTGCCcagaggacagagggagaggaggcagTGAGGAGGGGCATTATCGCGGCTATGATGAAGAAGGGGAAGAGGAGACGTACTTGTATCACCGGTCAGAGGAGTGA
- the ccdc80l2 gene encoding coiled-coil domain-containing protein 80 isoform X2: MFNFYNSHWPLLLFATLWSLSYPSLLTAWPGVSRRESKDQLDPNVRDWGDYSDLPPGIEQGLGLEEDREHGDNRGVGETSLILAPELDFLGKKRLWVITAPSRNNHYLRMMEKQLEEMEQKGLNCRLAERDTFIITIIQNAMMEGRIQKTTFQGDATVESLDPDTVTKLLHYLELTSQEQGFTMLVLKKNLRVSERFPYPVRIEAILELIDQFPMRKLEKMTRKGSNLRCKTTKKKIVMKRKKMKKKMVLSPQKRGNVTSVVAQRKPPLDKKAALKSKVQDILSGRSLFVIRKGRKDSSSGGRATSNRQEKVHTSPSVSKSAEEVKKDRPDSTLEEGKRRHGGKNSEDTKEDNVKDHTQEKQSSKKKGKGKKGKKGKGRGKKSNREASEKDITALKAFLDSLKGTRRLMLISTPSSDATLYIQQKEENEKQHCDLAIRKITVATIVGEESDATLTLQHHQLESEPPLSDQSENFSDSGLISLLRAELGLSSPDLFSMTVSDYDIKPNRVFEAPPSSPALFEYIDNFPSRRSEKETEMKSPTVCSKNKQQPGADNSLLRFMSKRRLLLISAPSDDDYSFQQQLTALSGQDCHLGIRHFAMLKLTGAGHKASGTVELFPLNGHSQSEVEPLSRDTVNNLREQLKISKDYFSMLVVGKDGNVKAWFQSPMWSLDNIYDLVDSMELRHQEEKLQKRLGIHCPEDRGRGGSEEGHYRGYDEEGEEETYLYHRSEE; this comes from the exons ATGTTTAATTTCTATAACTCACACTGGCCTCTGCTGTTGTTTGCCACCCTGTGGAGCCTCAGCTACCCAAGCTTGCTTACCGCCTGGCCGGGCGTCAGTCGAAGAGAGTCCAAGGATCAGTTGGACCCCAATGTAAGAGACTGGGGAGACTATTCAGACCTCCCTCCAGGAATCGAGCAAGGGTTGGGGTtggaagaagacagagagcatGGAGACAACAGAGGAGTCGGGGAGACGTCATTAATCCTGGCCCCGGAGCTCGATTTCCTGG GTAAAAAGCGACTGTGGGTGATAACAGCCCCATCACGCAATAACCACTACCTTCGAATGATGGAGAAACAGCTGGAAGAAATGGAGCAG AAAGGGCTAAACTGCCGCCTAGCAGAAAGAGACAcattcatcatcaccatcatccaGAATGCCATGATGGAAGGTCGAATCCAGAAAACAACCTTccaaggagatgcaacagtagAGAGCTTGGACCCTGACACCGTTACCAAACTGCTGCACTACCTGGAGCTTACCAGCCAG GAGCAAGGGTTCACCATGCTGGTTCTGAAGAAGAACCTTCGGGTCAGCGAGCGCTTCCCTTATCCAGTCCGCATTGAGGCGATTTTGGAGCTCATTGATCAGTTCCCCATGAGGAAGCTGGAGAAGATGACCAGAAAAGGATCCAACTTGAG GTGTAAAACCACTAAAAAGAAGATTGtgatgaaaaggaaaaagatgaagaagaagatggtACTGAGCCCTCAGAAGCGAGGGAATGTGACTTCTGTGGTGGCACAAAGAAAACCTCCCCTGGACAAAAAAGCGGCCCTAAAGAGTAAGGTCCAGGATATACTGAGTGGACGGTCATTGTTTGTTATCCGTAAGGGGAGGAAGGACTCGAGCAGTGGTGGTCGGGCCACTTCTAATCGACAGGAAAAAGTGCACACCTCTCCATCTGTGTCAAAGAGTGCTGAAGAAGTGAAGAAAGATAG GCCTGACTCTACTTTGgaagaaggaaagagaagacATGGAGGGAAAAACAGTGAAGATACAAAAGAGGACAATGTAAAGGAtcacacacaggaaaaacagaGCTCTAAGAAAAAGggcaaaggaaaaaaaggaaagaaagggaAAGGAAGAGGTAAAAAGTCCAACAGAGAGGCCAGTGAGAAGGATATAACAGCCCTGAAAGCATTTTTGGACAGTTTAAAAGGGACAAGAAGGTTAATG TTGATCTCAACGCCCAGCAGTGATGCAACACTGTACATCCAGCAGAAAGAGGAGAACGAGAAGCAACACTGTGACCTCGCTATCAGGAAGATCACTGTGGCGACCATTGTGGGTGAAGAAAGTGACGCCACGCTCACATTGCAACACCACCAGCTCG agtcCGAACCTCCACTCAGTGACCAATCAGAAAATTTCTCAGATTCAGGCCTTATTTCTCTGTtgagagcagagctcggcctgTCATCCCCTGACCTCTTTTCCATGACTGTCTCAGACTACGACATCAAACCCAAT AGAGTCTTTGAGGCTCCTCCATCAAGTCCTGCTCTGTTCGAGTACATTGACAACTTTCCTTCAAGGCGCTCAGAAAAAGAAACGGAGATGAAGAGTCCTACGGTCTGCTCCAAAAACAAGCAACAGCCTGGAGCTGATAATTCACTGCTCAG GTTCATGTCTAAGAGGAGACTGCTGCTCATCTCTGCACCCTCAGACGACGACTACTCttttcaacagcagctcactgcgCTAAGTGGACAGGACTGTCACCTGG GTATTCGCCACTTTGCCATGTTGAAGCTGACTGGAGCTGGACACAAAGCATCAGGAACTGTTGAGCTGTTTCCTCTAAATG GTCACAGTCAGAGTGAAGTTGAGCCGTTATCCCGTGACACGGTCAACAATCTGAGAGAACAGCTGAAGATCAGTAAGGACTATTTCAGCATGCTGGTTGTGGGAAAGGACGGCAACGTCAAGGCGTGGTTCCAATCACCCATGTGGTCCCTGGACAACATCTATGACCTGGTGGACTCCATGGAGCTCCGCCACCAGGAGGAGAAGCTGCAGAAGAGACTGGGGATCCACTGCCcagaggacagagggagaggaggcagTGAGGAGGGGCATTATCGCGGCTATGATGAAGAAGGGGAAGAGGAGACGTACTTGTATCACCGGTCAGAGGAGTGA